The genomic segment TATGACTTATCTTCGCTTGATGTGATTGCTTTCGTTGGAGAACCTTTGAATCCAGAAGCATGGTGGTGGTTATATGATAAAATATGTAATAAAAATGTTTACCTTAATAATACTTATGGTCAAACTGAAACAGCTGGTTGTCCATTAGCTGGAGCTGCTTGGCTAACACCAATGAAACCGGGTTCTTGTGGTATTAATTTTTTAGGGGCTCACATGGATATTGTTGATGAGAATGGTAAATCAGTCCCACCAATGACAGTTGGCAATTTAATTATGAGGAAACCCATTCCAATGCTTGTGAGGACACTTTGGAAGGATCATGAGGGATATTTAAAAATATATTTTAGTCAAGTACAAGGTGCCTATTTTACATATGATGTAGCAATAAAGGATAATGACGGCCATTATTGGGTGTTGGCTCGAACTGATGATGTCATTAATGTGGCTGGCCATAGATTAAGCACAATGGAGGTGGAGAGTGTAGCAGCAGAGGTTGATGGCGTAGCTGAAGCTGCAGTTGTGGGCACTGCAGATGTAGTGAAGGGCTCTGTTCCTGTTATATTTGTTACTATAAAAGAAGGATATGACGAAGAAAAAATTAAACAGCAGATAATAAATAATATTATTGAAAAAATTAGCAAAATAGCTGTGCCAGCAAATATTTTAAATGTACCAGTGATGCCAAAAACCCCTAGCGGTAAAATAATGCGGAGGTTATTAAGAGAAATAATTGAAAAAGGAAATATAGAAAGTGACATAACAGGTTTAGAAAATCCAGAAAGTATTGAGATAATAACTAAAATTGTAAAAAGTAAAGATTAATTAAGGGATAGAGTTTGCAATTCTTTATTTTTGGAAAATATTTAGAAAAAAATTGAGTTTGTTTTAGTAAGCTAAAGTGGTGTAAAATATAGTGGTCAACTATTTTTGGGCACAAAATGAATATATTAGCCCACTATTTTATAAAAGACTAAATATATAGTAGTATTAATATCTATTATCTAGCCATTTAATTGTTGGTATGTTAACATTTTCTAAAGCATTTGTGCCAATATATATATCAAGATGCCCTAAATTTAAGTAGGTTCCACCCAATGTAACATCTGAACTTTTAATTTCAGGATTAAATGGTCCCCACAATAATAAACCCAACCTACTAATAAAAGCAATTAGAGGCACATTAATATCTTTATAATCTTTGTAATATTCTTCAACATCATTTAAGCGTTTATAGCTATCAGTTAATAAATCTGAAATTATTTTTGAAGCATCAGTATTTTTTATTATATTTGCATTTTCATTATACATATTGTTTGTTGATAATATTTATATAGAGGAGTAAAAATAGCCAAATTATTTTTTATTAAATCTAGCAAAAATATATAGTTGATAATATATGTTATTTTGATTATGTTCTTTTACAATGAAAATAATTAGAAGACTGATTGATTATAACAGTATTGAACCCTTAGCAATTTCTATTGGAAATTTTGATGGTGTCCATATTGCACATCAAGAGGTTATTAAAAGGTCAGTAAACTATGCGAAGAATAATAATATAAAGAGTGCAGTGATTACTTTTAGTCCACATCCATTAAAATATTTTGGTTATGATGTGAAGATTCTAACAACTGAGAGAAAAAAGATAGAGCTTGTTGAGAAATTAAATATTGATTATATGTTTATACTTGATTTTGGCGAAGTAGTTTCATTGCCTTCTGATGTTTTTGTTGAAGAAGTTCTTTTAAATAAATTACATATGGCATTTATTGCTGTCGGTTTTAATTACAGATTTGGCAAGAAAAATAGCGGCGATGTTACACTACTAAAGTTGTTTTCTAAAAGATATGGTTTTGTTATAGATGTTGTTGATAGGGTAATTATTAATGATATGCTAGTTTCTAGCACAAACATTAGGAATCTTTTGTTAGAAGGGGAGCTTGAGCTAGTTAATAAGATGCTTGGAAGGTTTTATAGTTTAGAGGGCAATGTAATTAGTGGTAAAAGTATAGGCAAGCTCTTGGGGTTTCCAACGGCAAACATAAAAACAGACAATGAGGTTTTGCCAAAATTTGGAGTATATGCGGGAAGGGTCAAAATTAACAAAGAATATTATCCAGCTGCGATTAATATTGGCAGGAGACCTACTGTTAATGACAATTTTGTCTGCGTCGAGGCACATATAATAGATTTTACAGGCGATCTTTATGATCAATTTGTTGAGGTAGAATTAATAAGATATATTAGAGGTGAAAAAAAATTTGATGATTTTCAATCTTTATCAAATCAAATAAGAAAGGATGTGACAACAATATTAGATATATTAAAGTCAGAGAAA from the Deferribacterota bacterium genome contains:
- a CDS encoding bifunctional riboflavin kinase/FAD synthetase; amino-acid sequence: MKIIRRLIDYNSIEPLAISIGNFDGVHIAHQEVIKRSVNYAKNNNIKSAVITFSPHPLKYFGYDVKILTTERKKIELVEKLNIDYMFILDFGEVVSLPSDVFVEEVLLNKLHMAFIAVGFNYRFGKKNSGDVTLLKLFSKRYGFVIDVVDRVIINDMLVSSTNIRNLLLEGELELVNKMLGRFYSLEGNVISGKSIGKLLGFPTANIKTDNEVLPKFGVYAGRVKINKEYYPAAINIGRRPTVNDNFVCVEAHIIDFTGDLYDQFVEVELIRYIRGEKKFDDFQSLSNQIRKDVTTILDILKSEKLR